The genomic segment GAGGGTTGCAGAGATGTGGGTTGGTACTCCACGCGGCCGCCAGTGGGGCCATGAAAATCCGCTCCACGCCGTACTCGCGTAACGAGGTTCGCACCGAAGCGACGTCGTACGGCACGTTGACCAGGGCCGGCCACGGACCGGTCCATGCGTTGACGTCGATGATCATGATTCACTCCGTAGTTTCCGCCCCGCTATCTCCCCAGCTCCGGGCCTCGTTTTGCAATCCCCGGTACCGAACCTCGTCCAGAGCCCCCAATCAGTTGCCCAACTTCAATATCCGCAATGCGTTATCCCACAGAATCGCACGTTTGTCGATGTGTGGTATGTCCGACCCCAGGACCTTGTTCATCGTGACGCCGAAGTGGCGGATAGGCGCGTCCGAGCCATAAACGACCCGGTGAGCGCCAAGCCTGCTGACGGCCGCTTCGACCATGCCGCTTTCCGGATCGCCGCCCGACGTATCCACCACGACGTTCGGCACGTCGGCGACCGCCTCGATGCCCCGGAGACCCACTCCGTTGAGATGGGCCATGATGATCCTTGCCTCGGGGTGGCGGCGGGCGAGGTCGGCCACGTCGAAGGGCGTGGACTCGCCGGGCAGGTTGCCGGCGGTCTTCAGCCAGGCGTGCTGCAGCACCGGGACGTCCAATGACACAGCCGCTTTCATGATCGGGTCGAGACCGGGGCCCGATGCCCTGCGGGCCACCCAGAGCTTGACCCCGGCCATGTGGTGAGTTCCCACGCATCGCTCGATCTCGGCGACGGCCTCGTCCGGGAAAGCGGGTGTGACATAGCAGAACGGCAGGATCGCGTCGGGTTGTACGTCTCGCATCCGCAGCACGTAGTCGTTGGCCAGTCGGCACTGTTCGAAGGTGGGTTCATAGGGCGTGGTTTCGTACAGCGAAAACACACACATCCGGGTCACGCCGGAACGGCGGGCGGTCGCGATCAGTCTTTCCGCATCCTCGACAGGCGAGGAAACCCCAAAGGATCCGAAACAGTTCAGGGGATGTACGTGGATGTCCAGTACCGGTCCGTCGGGTAGAAGCTTCTGACGCAGGGAGGCGAGGGTCATGAAACAGAAAGTAGCCGTTACAGCCGGTAGAAGGAGATGGCGTTGTCCCGAAACAGCTTGCGTCTTTCGGCGTCGGAGAGTCCGCTGGTCGCCCACGACAGGATCTCCACCCAGCGCGGGTACTCCGTAGCCTGGAAGGCGACGGGCCAGTCCCCGCCGTATATGACGCGGTCGATGCCGAAACACGCGATCACGTGGTCGATGTAGGGTTTCAGGTCCTCGGGCGTCCACCGCTCCATGTCGGCCTCCGTGACGAGGCCCGACACCTTGCAGGACACGTTTGGCATTTCCGCCAGGGTCCTCAGTTCGTCCTTCCACGGGTCGAAGACCTGGTTTTTGATGTCGGGTTTTCCGATATGATCCAGTATGAAGGAGACTTCGGGACACTGTCTTACGAATCCGATCGCATTCGCCAGCTGTGGGTGGAAGATGCAGATGTCGAAAGACAGCCCGTGGGACGGCAGCAGGCGGCCCCCTTCGATGAACGCCGGCTGGAGGCAGAAGCCGGCGTCTTCGGACTGCAGCAGGCGGCGGATACCCTTGACCAGCGGAATGGCGGCCAGAGTCTCGAGATCTTCATCGACGGCCGCGCCCCGTTCGAGCGGCGCGTTGGCCACGATCCCGCGAATCCGGTCGTCCTGCCGGGCAAGGCCGGATACCCATTCCGCTTCCTGGACGTGTTGGCCCGCGTCGCATTCGCACTGCACGAAGACCATCTGCTCCACCTGGACGTCCCCGCAGGCCTGCCGGTATTCCTCCAGCAGGTACCGCTGGTTCAGCAGGGGTATGTCGTCCAGCCAGCTGTATCTCAGGTGATTCGGGTCCCACAGATGTACGTGGGTGTCTACAATGGGGAAGTCCATCATGGTTTGGTCTCTTTCAGGGTGTGTCGCGTTGCGAGTACGTGGTTTAGTTAGATGCCTCCGGAGGAGACGCTTTGGGTAAAAACAGGGTTCTTCCAGGCGTACCACGCTTTATCGGTATATCCGCTCTTGACTTCAACGTCGACTTCCATGCGCAATGCGACGATCTCTTCGTCGCTTAAAACATCCATCAACGCGCTTTTGAGACGCTCGCCGACGTCCACGTCCAGAATCCGTCCTTTCTTCTTCGACATAACCCATCCTCATGGAATAAAAACCAGTTTGATCATTATAGAAATACAGGCGGCTAGAATAATGCCGATGATCCACCGAAAATACGTAGCGTTACTTTCGATCAGGTATCTGATGTGATCATCTGACGCTTCAAGTCTGGCCAACCGGTTTTTGATACTGTTGTCTTTGTAATAGATTTCGACCATTACTTCTTCGTTGGAGCTATGTGGTTTTCTTTCGTTCACATTTGATCTCCTTCAATTGCAAGCTATCGGGGCAATGGCAGGCAGTCAATGGATTTACAGCCGCAAATTCATCAAGCGACTGGCTGCGAGTCCGACCTTGAGAAACCTGTAGAATCAAGCGCCTGTGGTGTTGTTTTTGTGCTTGAACTATCTCGCACCCCCGTGTACTATGCCGGTTCGACGGATCCTTCAACTTTCCCCGTTTTCTGGTCGAAAGTTCGTCTTCTACGTTAATTGGACTATATGAATTAGACGGTAAGTAACGCCAATTCTCGGATCCTATTTCATGTCTGCCGAAACCCCTACCGAAGCTACCCGTCCGCTCGGCAAGCTGGCGCCCCTGAAACTGGCCGCCGTGCCCACCTTCGCCGGCATGCTGAAGTACATCGGTCCCGGCATCGTCTGGGCCGGACTGGCCCAGGGCAGCGGCGAGCTCATCTGGTGGCCCTACCTGACCGCCAAGTACGGCGCGGCCTTCATCGGCCTGCTCATCCCGGCCGCCCTGATGCAGTTCTGGGTGAACGTGGAGATCGCCCGGTATACAATCATGACGGGCGAGACGGCCCTGACCGGCTTCAGCCGCATCGGGAAGTGGTACGTGTCGGCCATCTGGGTCGGGGTGTTCCTGGAGAACATCTGGTTCGGCGCCTACGCGTCGGCGGGTGGCGGCGCGCTGGCGGAGCTTACCGGGTTTCCCTTCGGATGGACGGTCCGGGGTCAGTCGCTTTTCTGGGCCTACCTGACCATCGGCATCTACCTGGTCGCCCTGTTCATGGGCCGGGTGGTCTACCTGATCGTGGAACGACTTACCGTGGCCGTGGTCGTCATCACGATGGTGGGAATCGCTTTTGCCGTTTTCCAGCGGCCTGTACTAGACGTGGCGGGCGAATTCTTCGGCGTCCTGCTGACGCCCGGTTACCACAGGCCCGCCAACTGGGACCCCGCGGACCTGTCCACGGTGCTCACCGCCATCGTCTTCGCCGGGGCCGGCGGGTTCGGCCAGCTCTTCCTGTCCTACTGGATGCGGGACAAAGGCGTGGGGATGTCGGCCTATATCGGGCGCATAACCAGTCCCCTGCGCGCCGCGCCAGAGGCTATTTCGGCGACGGGTTATGCCTTCGAGGACAACGAGGCCAACCGGATAAACTACGGGAAGTTCATGCGGTACCTGAAGCTCGAATCCGGACTCGGCGTCGCGCTGAACCTGGTCACGACCATCATCATGTGCTGGTTGGCTTGGGCCCTGCTGAAGCCGCAGGGCATCGTTCCCGAGGGCTGGGAAATCGCCGTGGTGCAGTCCGCTTTCTTCGAGGTCAGCTGGGGCGCCATCGGCAAAGTCGTTTTCCTGATCGTCGCCGCGGCTTTTCTGTGCGATGCCTGGCTGCAGTCCACCGACGGATTCGCCCGCATCCAGGCCGACTTCATCTACGCCAACGTGAAGCGGGCGAGGCGGTTTCATTTCCGCACGCTGTACTACGGTTTCGTCGTGGTCTTCACCCTGCTGACCACGATCACGCTACCCCTCGCGCAGCCCGGGGACCTGCTCATCATCCGGGGCGTCATCGCCTTCATGGCCATGGGGCTCTTCTGTCCCGGCCTGATCTACCTGAACTACGTGCTCGTTCCCCGGGCCTTCCCCGCGTGGGTGAAGCCCCATCCGCTCACCCGGGTCATCATGGTCGCCATCACCGCGACCTACATCTCCATCGGACTCTGGTACATCTTCGTGCGCCTGTCCTGAGCGCAGGAATCCACCCCGATCGATAATTTCGGGGCACCGCGTCGCCCGCGAAGCCTATTCCTACTACACCACCGCTGGCGCCATCCGCGCCGTTCTTTCTTCGGCGATGCGTACCCCGGCCTCGATGATCTCGAGGGATTCGTCGATCTGCGCTTCGGTGATGGTGATGGGCGGCATGAACCGCAGTACCTGGGAACCCGACAGTTCCATGAAGCGCAGGCTCAACGGGTCCTTGTTGAGCATCCTGGGCACGATGGGCAGCCAGAGCCCGTTCTCGTAACAGTACTCCGTCACCATAGCGGCGCCTTCGAAATTGGGCTCCCGGCTCTGCTTGTCCGTCACCAGTTCGAGCCCCAGGCACAGGCCAAGCCCCCGGGCCTCGCCCACGATTTCATATTCCGCCTCCATCACCTTGAGCCGGTCCATGAAGTAGTTGCCCACGACCCGGGCGTTTTCCACCAGGTTCTCGCGATCGACGATTTCGATATTGGCCAGGCCGGTCTCGCAGAGCAGCGGGTCTCCGGCGTGGGACGAGAAGGGCATGAATCCCTTTGCCACCGCGGCGTCCGCGATTTCCGCGCTGGTCATCACGGCGCACAGGGGCACGGCGCCGCCGAGTCCCTTGGAGCAGGTCACGATGTCGGGCACGAAATCGAAGTGCTCGAAGGCGAACCACTTGCCCGTCCGTCCGAAGCACGTCAGGGCCTCGTCCGCCACGGTCAGGATGTCCCGTTCCCGGCAGATCTCCACGATCCGCTGGATCCACTCCTTGGACGGCACGATCTGTCCCGCCGCGCTCATCAGCGGTTCGAAGAAGAAGGCCGCGGGCCGTCCGGAGGTGGACGAGTCGATCACGTTCTCCGCCGCGTCTGCGCATCCCAGGTTGCAGCAGGCTTCATCCCGGCAGAACTGGCACCGGTATTCGTATGGCGTCGGGATGAAAGAAGC from the Gemmatimonadota bacterium genome contains:
- a CDS encoding aspartate aminotransferase family protein is translated as MASLPTTNAGWLELGNEYLLRHPMRTAPLVPERGDGLYMWDVEGRRFIDFQSGQLCVTLGHSHPEYVKALCDQAHKIIQVGTTFIAPSEVLLAKKMAEIAPDPLQKSFFACTGSESNEMALRLVRKYTDRFEVIALMRGYHGQSYGSASITGRGGMLREGYGPMPTGASFIPTPYEYRCQFCRDEACCNLGCADAAENVIDSSTSGRPAAFFFEPLMSAAGQIVPSKEWIQRIVEICRERDILTVADEALTCFGRTGKWFAFEHFDFVPDIVTCSKGLGGAVPLCAVMTSAEIADAAVAKGFMPFSSHAGDPLLCETGLANIEIVDRENLVENARVVGNYFMDRLKVMEAEYEIVGEARGLGLCLGLELVTDKQSREPNFEGAAMVTEYCYENGLWLPIVPRMLNKDPLSLRFMELSGSQVLRFMPPITITEAQIDESLEIIEAGVRIAEERTARMAPAVV
- a CDS encoding amidohydrolase family protein, whose product is MTLASLRQKLLPDGPVLDIHVHPLNCFGSFGVSSPVEDAERLIATARRSGVTRMCVFSLYETTPYEPTFEQCRLANDYVLRMRDVQPDAILPFCYVTPAFPDEAVAEIERCVGTHHMAGVKLWVARRASGPGLDPIMKAAVSLDVPVLQHAWLKTAGNLPGESTPFDVADLARRHPEARIIMAHLNGVGLRGIEAVADVPNVVVDTSGGDPESGMVEAAVSRLGAHRVVYGSDAPIRHFGVTMNKVLGSDIPHIDKRAILWDNALRILKLGN
- a CDS encoding Nramp family divalent metal transporter, giving the protein MSAETPTEATRPLGKLAPLKLAAVPTFAGMLKYIGPGIVWAGLAQGSGELIWWPYLTAKYGAAFIGLLIPAALMQFWVNVEIARYTIMTGETALTGFSRIGKWYVSAIWVGVFLENIWFGAYASAGGGALAELTGFPFGWTVRGQSLFWAYLTIGIYLVALFMGRVVYLIVERLTVAVVVITMVGIAFAVFQRPVLDVAGEFFGVLLTPGYHRPANWDPADLSTVLTAIVFAGAGGFGQLFLSYWMRDKGVGMSAYIGRITSPLRAAPEAISATGYAFEDNEANRINYGKFMRYLKLESGLGVALNLVTTIIMCWLAWALLKPQGIVPEGWEIAVVQSAFFEVSWGAIGKVVFLIVAAAFLCDAWLQSTDGFARIQADFIYANVKRARRFHFRTLYYGFVVVFTLLTTITLPLAQPGDLLIIRGVIAFMAMGLFCPGLIYLNYVLVPRAFPAWVKPHPLTRVIMVAITATYISIGLWYIFVRLS
- a CDS encoding amidohydrolase family protein gives rise to the protein MMDFPIVDTHVHLWDPNHLRYSWLDDIPLLNQRYLLEEYRQACGDVQVEQMVFVQCECDAGQHVQEAEWVSGLARQDDRIRGIVANAPLERGAAVDEDLETLAAIPLVKGIRRLLQSEDAGFCLQPAFIEGGRLLPSHGLSFDICIFHPQLANAIGFVRQCPEVSFILDHIGKPDIKNQVFDPWKDELRTLAEMPNVSCKVSGLVTEADMERWTPEDLKPYIDHVIACFGIDRVIYGGDWPVAFQATEYPRWVEILSWATSGLSDAERRKLFRDNAISFYRL